From Sodalis glossinidius str. 'morsitans', the proteins below share one genomic window:
- a CDS encoding HAD family hydrolase codes for MEIVNNFCKPMFHHEYALSSLQREDYRLAVVYNFIKNSIEVMMDKAHLAQYLEFTISNQDVVKGKPDPEMYNKAISTLNLMPQECVIVEDNENGIKAARVSGAHVLEVDTVYDVNFDNIKKFILSVEGS; via the coding sequence ATGGAAATAGTCAACAATTTTTGCAAACCTATGTTCCACCATGAATATGCTTTATCGAGTTTGCAACGTGAAGACTATAGGCTTGCTGTTGTATACAATTTCATCAAGAATTCAATTGAAGTGATGATGGATAAAGCGCATTTGGCACAGTACTTAGAATTCACTATATCTAATCAAGATGTGGTTAAAGGTAAGCCTGATCCTGAAATGTATAATAAAGCGATCTCCACTTTGAATCTAATGCCGCAAGAATGTGTGATTGTTGAGGATAATGAAAACGGCATAAAGGCAGCTCGCGTCAGTGGTGCGCATGTGCTTGAGGTCGACACCGTTTATGACGTCAACTTTGATAATATTAAAAAATTTATCTTAAGTGTAGAAGGGTCTTAA